A window of Haloarchaeobius salinus genomic DNA:
CCCCCCGGCGCTGCGTAAAACTATCGGATTTAATATATATATATATATATTCTGCTCCGAGTTCTGGGGTGGCCTTCGGAGCAGTCCATAGCTCTCGGTAGCGTGTGGCCCCGTGGGGACCTGGACCCGTACCCGTCGCTGCGTGGCCGTCCCACGCTCCGTGGCCGGGTCATCTAAGTGGACGGGCCGACTGCTATCGGTAATGCTCGGGGGGCTCCCGATCACCACACTGTACCAGATGGTACTCGTCGCCACGACGGGACTGGCGTTCGTCGTCGCCGGTGTGGCCTGGCGGAACCGGCCCAACACCGGTGCCCGCTACCTCGCGCTGACCGCACTCGGTGCGGCCGCCTGGACCGCACCGTCGCTCGCCCAGAGTCTGACCCCCTCGCTGTTCGTCGACGAGCTGTTCAGTCGGCTCGCGTACATCGGTGTCACCCTCGTCCCGCCGTCCTGGTTCCTGCTGGCGGCCGAGTACACGGGACACGACAGACTCCACGACCGGCGGGTCCGGACGGGGCTCTGGAGCGTCTCGGCCGTGATGGTTGTCGTCGCCTGGTCGGGACTCGTCTTCGACCACGGACTCGTCTACAGCCGGGTCTTCGAGGACCCGGGGACGCTGACCGGCATCGGGGTCGATCACGGAGCTGTGTTCTACCTCTGGACCCTCTACGCCTACGGCCTCGTCTTCGGGGCACTCTCGATGTTCGTCGGGTTCTTCTACCGGTCGACCGACCTCTACCGGCGGCAGGCCGCGGTGGTCGTCCTGGCCGCGCTCGCGCCGCTGGTCGGGAACCTGCTCTACGTGACCGAGACCATCGCCGTAGACGGGACACCGTTCGGGTTCGCCCTCGGGAGCGCGGCGCTCGCCTTCGGCGTGTTCGAGTTCAGCCTGACCGACGTGACACCCATCGCCCGCGAGTCGCTGATGACGAACATCAGGGACGGCGTCGTCGTCCTCGACGCCGAAGGTCGCATCACGGACGTGAACCCGGCGGCCAGCCGACTGCTCGGGCTGGATGGCTCCGTCATCGGACGGCGGGTGAGCACCGTCCTCGACGGCCCCGTCGGCGACATCGCGGCGGACGTCGGGGACCGCGAGACCCAGACCCTCGTCACGCTCGACTCCGCCAGCGGCCGTCGGTACGTCGACGTCCGGGTGTGGCCGCAGTCCGACGACCGCGGCCGCTCGCTCGGGCACCTGTTCTACCTCCGCGACGTGACCGAACGCGAGCACAGGGAGCGCGAGCTGGAGCGACAGAACGAGCGGCTCGACCGTTTCGCGAGCCTCGTCAGTCACGACCTGCGCAACCCGCTGTCGGTCGCCGAGGGCTACGTCGAACTCGCCCAGGACACCGACGACGTCTCCCACCTCGACGACGTCGTCGTCGCCCACGAGCGGATGGAGGAACTCATCGAGGACGTGCTCGCGATGGCCCGCGAGGGCGAGACGGTCACGGACCTGGAGGCGGTCCGCATCGAGGAGGTCGCCCGGGCGGCCTGGGCCACCGTGGAGACCAACGGTGCGACGCTCGAGGTCCGGACCGACGGGACCGTCCGTGCGGCACCCACCCGACTGCGACGACTGTTCGAGAACCTGTTCCGGAACGCCGTGGAACACGGTTCCACGAGCCCCCGCTCGCACGCTCGCGGGGACGCCGTCGAGCACGGCTCGACGAGCCCTCGTTCGACTCCGTCTCACGAGGACGCCGTGGAACACGGTTCCACGAGCCCCCGCTCGCACGCTCCCCGGGACACCGTCGAGCACGGCCCAAACGGGGCGACAGCCGAGCTGACCGTCATCGTCGGCGACCTGGCCGACTCCATCGACGACGGGCCGGCCGGGTTCTACGTGGCAGACGACGGTATCGGCATCCCGGCCGACAGCCGCGCGGACGTCCTGGACGACGGGTACACCACGAACGAGGACGGCACCGGGCTGGGGCTCTCTGTCGTCCAGTCCATCGCCGACGCGCACGGCTGGACGGTGCGGGTTACGGAGGGCGACTCCGGCGGTGCCCGGTTCGAGTTCGCCGGCGCTGTCGTGGACTGACTGCGGGGCCTGCGCGAAAAATGTCGATGGTGTACGGCGCTTCGATTACTCGAAGTGGTCGACCGACTTCTCGTACTCCTCGGCGACCTTGTCCCAGTTGACCACGTCGAAGAAGTTGTCGATGAAGCTGCCGCGGTCCGGACCGTAGTCGTAGTAGTAGGAGTGCTCCCAGACGTCGAGCGCGAGGATGGGGTGTGCGCCCCAGAGCGCGCCCTGGTCGTGCTTGTCGACCTTGACGTTGCGGAGCTGCTTGGCGACCGGGTCGTAGACGAGCAGCGCCCAGCCACCGGCGGCCGAGGCAGCCGCCTCGAACTCGCCCTTCCAGCCCTCGTAGGAGCCGAAGTCCTCCTCGATACGGTCGGCGAGGTCGCCCTCGGGTTCACCGCCGCCGTTCGGGGACATGTTCTCCCAGAACAGCGTGTGCAGGTAGTGCCCACAGCCGTTGTGGGTCACGTTCCCGAGCGCGCCGGCGGACGATGAGTAGTCGCCGGACTCGCGGTTCTCGGCGAGGGTCTCCTCGGCCGCGTTCAGACCGTTGACGTACCCCTGGTGGTGTGTGTCGTGATGCCAGGTGAGAACCTGTTCGGAGATGGATGGTTCGAGTGCGTCGTAGTCGTACGGGAGCGGCGGCAGTTCGGCGTGTGATTTCTCGGCCATTTGTATCACCCAGTCCTACCATACGGTCGATTCCCGTTTAAAAGTTTAGAACCCGTATGCGTCTAGTTGACAACCTGGCTCTCGGCGGCCGCCGACGTCTCGATCTCGCAGGGGACGTGGAGCGTGATCGCGTTGCCGGTCTCGGCCTCGCTCTCGAAGTCGATGGTGCCACCGATGGAGCGGATACCCCAGACGGCCAGCCAGAGTCCCAGACCACTCGTGTGGTCGAGGGGGGTCTCCGTGCCGGACTTGAGCACCTCGCGCTGTCGCTTCGGGATGACGGGGCCGTCGTCAGCGACGGTCACCGAGACGTACCCGTCCGTCCCCGGTGTGACGAAGACGGTCACCACCGCGTCGTCTTCGGCCGCGCCGTTCTCGAGCAGGCTCCACAGGATCGGCTGGACGGTCCGGGGACAGTACACCGTCCCCTCCTCGGTCGTCCAGACGGCCTCGAACGAGGCGGTCGGGAACTGACTGCGGCCGCGCTCCAGAACGCGGTCGAGCATCGTCCCGAGGGGTTCGTACGCCTCCTCGTCCGCGCTCTCCAGCAGCCGCTCGATGCGACGTGCGGTGTCGCCGAGTGCGGCCACGTCGTTGGCGCGCTCCCGGATGGTCTCGACGAGCTCCAGCTCCTCGTCGTCGACGGTGGTCGAGAGCTGCTCGGCGCTGGCCGCGACGATGTTCATCTCGTTCCTGAGGTTGTGCCGGAGCACGCGGTTCAGCACGTCGAGGCGCTGTTCGTCGTGGGTCCGCTCGGTGACGTCCCGCATGGTCACCACCCGGCCGATACGGCGGTCGCTGCTGTTGGTGATGTCGGAGACCGTCACGTCGAAGTACCGGCGGCCGCGGCCAGTCTCGACCTCGACCGTGTCCTGGTCGCCGTCGCCTGCCTGCGGGTAGCCCGGGATCGCCCGCGCGGCGTCGCGGCCGAGCGCGGCGTCGGCGTCGTAGCCGAAGATGGTCGACGCGGCCGCGTTCGCGTCGACCACGCGGTTGCGTTCGTCGACGACGACGACGGGATCCTCCATCCCCTCGACGACGACGTCCCGGGCGATGGAGTCGGGCACGGGGACCGCGTCGAACAGGTCGAGCTCGTTCAGCGCCACGTAGCTCGCGACGCCGGTCACGAGGAACGCGATGGGGGTCGGGTCGAGCGCGACCATCGGGACGTGGAGGACGTGGACGAGGTTGCCGACCCAGGGGGCGATGACGGCGGCGAGCAGCGCGCCCGATTGGCGGCGGTGTGTCGGACTGCGGTCGAAGACGAGCGAGATGAACAGCAGCGACCCACCGAGGATGACGAGGTAGGCGTAGCCGATACCGAGGTAGAACAGCGGGCCGAACACGTGGTCGACGACGTAGGTACCGCCGCGCTCGACGAGCTGTGGGTCCTGGTAGATGAGGCCGTGGTGTTCGAACGTCGCGACGAAGCCGAAGACGACCGCCGGGACGACGAGGAGTGCCGCCGTCGACCAGCGGGTGACGTAGCGGTCACGCCC
This region includes:
- a CDS encoding histidine kinase N-terminal 7TM domain-containing protein, coding for MLGGLPITTLYQMVLVATTGLAFVVAGVAWRNRPNTGARYLALTALGAAAWTAPSLAQSLTPSLFVDELFSRLAYIGVTLVPPSWFLLAAEYTGHDRLHDRRVRTGLWSVSAVMVVVAWSGLVFDHGLVYSRVFEDPGTLTGIGVDHGAVFYLWTLYAYGLVFGALSMFVGFFYRSTDLYRRQAAVVVLAALAPLVGNLLYVTETIAVDGTPFGFALGSAALAFGVFEFSLTDVTPIARESLMTNIRDGVVVLDAEGRITDVNPAASRLLGLDGSVIGRRVSTVLDGPVGDIAADVGDRETQTLVTLDSASGRRYVDVRVWPQSDDRGRSLGHLFYLRDVTEREHRERELERQNERLDRFASLVSHDLRNPLSVAEGYVELAQDTDDVSHLDDVVVAHERMEELIEDVLAMAREGETVTDLEAVRIEEVARAAWATVETNGATLEVRTDGTVRAAPTRLRRLFENLFRNAVEHGSTSPRSHARGDAVEHGSTSPRSTPSHEDAVEHGSTSPRSHAPRDTVEHGPNGATAELTVIVGDLADSIDDGPAGFYVADDGIGIPADSRADVLDDGYTTNEDGTGLGLSVVQSIADAHGWTVRVTEGDSGGARFEFAGAVVD
- the sod gene encoding superoxide dismutase, translating into MAEKSHAELPPLPYDYDALEPSISEQVLTWHHDTHHQGYVNGLNAAEETLAENRESGDYSSSAGALGNVTHNGCGHYLHTLFWENMSPNGGGEPEGDLADRIEEDFGSYEGWKGEFEAAASAAGGWALLVYDPVAKQLRNVKVDKHDQGALWGAHPILALDVWEHSYYYDYGPDRGSFIDNFFDVVNWDKVAEEYEKSVDHFE
- a CDS encoding histidine kinase N-terminal 7TM domain-containing protein encodes the protein MSGLLITAVVATIVAWLAYNQRPKPGAAWLAAMLVAVAWWAAFYALELPIQTMATRRPFMKLQWLASLTIPVFWFCFALEYTGRDRYVTRWSTAALLVVPAVVFGFVATFEHHGLIYQDPQLVERGGTYVVDHVFGPLFYLGIGYAYLVILGGSLLFISLVFDRSPTHRRQSGALLAAVIAPWVGNLVHVLHVPMVALDPTPIAFLVTGVASYVALNELDLFDAVPVPDSIARDVVVEGMEDPVVVVDERNRVVDANAAASTIFGYDADAALGRDAARAIPGYPQAGDGDQDTVEVETGRGRRYFDVTVSDITNSSDRRIGRVVTMRDVTERTHDEQRLDVLNRVLRHNLRNEMNIVAASAEQLSTTVDDEELELVETIRERANDVAALGDTARRIERLLESADEEAYEPLGTMLDRVLERGRSQFPTASFEAVWTTEEGTVYCPRTVQPILWSLLENGAAEDDAVVTVFVTPGTDGYVSVTVADDGPVIPKRQREVLKSGTETPLDHTSGLGLWLAVWGIRSIGGTIDFESEAETGNAITLHVPCEIETSAAAESQVVN